CTTGAACGGCTTGATGATGGCAGTGACTAGCTTCATGAAACTCTCTCCCGAATTGGTGGACTTGCCCCAGGAAAACAAACCCGACTCAAGTCTAAGCGCAGTGCCTGGCTTTGTAACGCATCGTCGGCCTTACTCAGCCAGACCGACGCCAGCTAACCGCTCCTGACGAAACACCCCCCGCGCAGGCTGCCGCACTGCATTCGTCACAGCGACTGCATCAGTGCATGGGTCACCAGGGTCTAAGCAGAAAGCTTGCCAGCTCGGGAAAATTCAGTGATTTCAGTCCTTTGCCTGGCGCTGGCGGCGAATACCGGAAAACCGGGCCCGGCATACGCACAAAAACAGTGCGTCGGCGCCCGGCCGGATGCGCGAAAAACGTGCAACCCAGGCTCGCCTGGAGCGCTGTTGCTGCGTGATACACTGCGGGCCGACTGCAATTCAGGACTCTCCCATGCTCGCGCCCAAAGACCTTCTCGATGCCCTGAGCGGCCACGCCTCGCGTTTGCTCAGCGGTGACACGCCCCTGCCCCGCAACGAAATCGAAAGCCAACTCAAGGCCCTGCTGCAAAGCGGCTTCAGCAAGCTCGACCTGGTCAGCCGGGAAGAATTCGACAGCCAGATGGTGGTCCTGGCCCGCACCCGCGCGCGCCTGGAAAGCCTCGAAGCCAAAGTGGCGGAACTGGAAGCGCGGCTGAATCCGGCACAAGACTGAGCTGAACCGCCGGTTCGCCGGCAAGCCGGCTCCTGCAGCCCCGTGCGGCAGGCGCCGACTGGCCAACCAAGGCCGCAACGCCGGCGACATATCCTGTGCCCATTCAGGCAGCTCTGCCGCCACCCCCCTCATCTATCCTTGCAGCAGCCCCGCAGGAAGCGGTTCCGCTGTCTCAAGGAAGAACTCCCCATGTCCCTGGCGATCATTCACAGCCGTGCCCAGGTCGGCGTGCAGGCACCGGCGGTCAGCGTTGAAGTGCACCTGGCCAATGGCTTGCCAAGCCTGACCCTGGTGGGCCTGCCGGAAGCTGCAGTCAAGGAAAGCAAGGACCGGGTGCGCAGCGCCATTCTCAACGCCGGGTTCGATTTCCCCGCGCGCCGCATCACCCTCAACCTGGCTCCGGCGGACCTGCCCAAGGATGGCGGGCGCTTCGACCTGGCCATCGCCCTGGGCATCCTCGCCGCCAGCGTGCAAGTACCGGCGCAGGCCCTGGACAACATCGAATGCCTGGGGGAACTGGCGCTGTCCGGAGCAGTAAGGGCGGTGCGCGGCGTACTCCCTGCCGCACTGGCGGCGCGCGACGCCGGACGCACCCTGCTGGTGCCCCGCGCCAATGCCGAAGAAGCCTGCCTGGCCAGTGGCCTGGAGGTGATCGCGGTCGAGCATCTGCTGCAAGCCGTGGCCCATCTCAACGGCCAGGCACCGATAGCGCCTTACATCAGCGACGGCCTGACACAGAGCCACTCCCCCTACCCCGATCTTCGCGAAGTACAGGGCCAGCTCGCCGCCAAGCGCGCCTTGCTGATCGCCGCGGCCGGTGCCCACAACCTGCTGTTCAGCGGCCCGCCAGGCACCGGCAAGACCCTGCTGGCCAGCCGCCTGCCCGGCCTGTTGCCCCCCTTGCAGGAGGACGAGGCCCTGGAAGTGGCGGCGATTCAATCGGTGACCAGCCACACGCCCCTGCGCCACTGGCCCCAGCGGCCGTTTCGTCAGCCTCATCATTCGGCTTCGGGGGCGGCGCTGGTCGGAGGCGGCTCCAAACCCCAACCCGGGGAAATCACCCTGGCCCATCACGGCGTGCTGTTTCTCGATGAGCTACCGGAGTTCGATCGCAAGGTATTGGAGGTCCTGCGCGAGCCCATGGAGTCCGGGCAGATCATCATCTCCCGGGCCCGCGACCGGGTGCAGTTCCCGGCACGCTTCCAACTGGTCGCGGCGATGAACCCCTGCCCCTGCGGATACCTTGGCGAACCCAGCGGACGCTGCCGCTGCACGCCGGAACAGATCCAGCGCTATCGCAACAAGTTGTCCGGCCCGCTGCTCGATCGCATCGACCTGCACCTGACCGTGGCCCGCGAGGCCACCGCCCTCAACCCCAGGCCACAACCGGGCAACGACAGCGCCGAAGCCGCCGCCAGAGTCGCCCGGGCACGCCAGCTGCAAGGCCAGCGCCAGGGCTGTGCCAATGCCTTTCTCGACCTGCCCGGCCTGCGGCGCCATTGCCAGTTATCCACAGCCGACGAGCACTGGCTGGAAGCGGCCTGCGAACGCTTGAACCTGTCGTTGCGCGCCGCTCACCGCCTGCTCAAGGTGGCCAGGACCCTGGCCGACCTGGAGCAGGTGGCAAGCATCAGTCGCGACCATCTGGCAGAGGCGCTGCACTATCGTCCCGGCGCCGATTGAAGGTTCACTCCTTGGACAGATCCACCAGCGGCGTTGGCCGCACCTCGGTCTGACGCCCTTGCTGGATCTGACTGACACGATTCAAGGCGTTGTCCACCGCGACCTTGTCCGCCAACAGGCTGTAGCGGATCTGAAACTCCCGCTGCTCCTTGGGACCAATCGTCGGCACCAGATTCAATGGACGCTGATAACGGCGGTTGTAGGAAAAACTGGTGCCCGGCTCCAACCCGGTCACATAGCCCTGGCCCTGGGTGTCGGTGTTTTTCCACAGCGAGAACACCGGCAACTGTCGGGTATTGAAGCCCAAGGACACCCCGAGGCTGCCCGCCTTGTTGTGCAGCACCGCCAGGGTCTCGCCCTGGGCATCGGCATAAGGCACCACGTTGTACACGGTTTCGTCATAGTCGCGGGTCGGGCCGCGGTAGGTCTGCCAATCGCCCAGATCGGCCTTGGCCTTGTCGTTGAACGGCGACACCTGTTTGACCGGCGCGGCAAATTTTGCCCCCTGTTCAAGGAACGGGGTGCTGAAGTTGCTGTGGTACAGCGCCTGATATTCCTTCGCATAATCGCCGTTGTTGGTCAGGCGATCGTTGAGGGTGAAGCTGGTGCTGCCGGGCTCGGTGACCAGCTCGGTGGCCACGCTGAAGTCGACCTTCTTGAACGCCTGCTCCTTGAGTTCGCCTCGCAGATGAATCGCATAGGGCGGCTGTTCGTCGATGTGCAGGGTGACTTTGCTGGCCGGAATGTTCGCGGCGCGGCCGTGCAGGGTCAGCAATTCGCCGTTGTCCATGCCCGGGTGCCCGACCCACTCGTAACCGCAGCGCGTCACCAGCTCGTTGAAGCCTTCCAGCCAGCCCAGGCCACCGCGGCCATTGAGTTCGATGAAGGCCGGATTGACCACTTCCTTGACCGGTGAATCCCACCCCAGGCGCACGTCGCCCACCGAGGCCTGCAGCACATTCATGCCTCGGGTCGGCACCAGCGAAAGCTTCATCTGCCCGTTGTCGATATCGACGATGCTGACCCCTTCCTGGCGGCCGCCATGCAAGGTGCGCAAGGTCACGGAGAAGGGTTGCGCGGTCTTCAGACCCAACTGCTCGCTGGTGATATGCAGGTTTTCAGCGGCCTTGTCGGTGTCGAGCAGCACATAGTCCCAGGCCATGGCGTGGGAGGCGGCGGTCAGCGCGCCGAGGGTGACCAGCAGTTTGAGGGATGTCATGGAAGGGCTGCCTTTATTGGAGTTGTGCGGTTTTTATAGCGCTGAAGAATCGTTTCAGCAAGCTACAAATTCGCGATTGACCGCACAACTCCGCCACTGCCCGGCTTTGCCTTTCAGGCCTTGAATCCCAGGAGCAGGCCCGCCACTTCCATGACTTCCTGCAACGCAGCCCGGGCCGACTCGGGAGAAGCCCGCAGCAGCAGGTCATCGGTGTAGCCCATGGTCTGCGCAAGCAACTGCCGGGCCGCGCGCTGGGGGTTGGCGCAGTGAAACACCCCCGTCTCGACTCCATCGGCAATGATGCCGGCCAGCATTGCCTGCCACTGGCCATTGATCCTCAGGTAAGTCTCGGCCAGCTCGGCGTCGTGCATGGCTTCGTCCCAGGCATCGAGCCACAAGGCCCAGCCGTCTTCGGCACAATCGGGCAGACAGTCACGGATGAATCCTTGCAAAGCGTCCATCGGCGCCGCACCGCGCAGGGGCCCGCCCACCGCCTCCAATTGTTGATTGGCGAAATGGACGAAGGCTTCGCGGCGCAGCTCTTTGAAATCACTGAAGTAGTGATAAACGTGGCTGCGGGACAGGCCGGCATGCTCGGCCAGGTCCCGGGTGGAAACCTCGGCGAAACCTTTGCTGCGGAATAATTCCAGGGCGGCCTGGATGATCTGGTCTTTGCGGTCGTTACGCGACATGGGCAATCGGGCCTCTTGGCGCCGGGATGGACGGCGCTTGCATTTTGAGCGATCGCTCAAAGATAATTGAGCAGTCGCTCAATATTAACCCCAATCATTCTTGTGGTGCACTCATGCCCGCCGCTACCCCACTCATTGCCGTGGATCCAAAGCAGAAAATCGGCCAACAGTCCGCCGGCCAGACTCTCAAGGCCATAGCCAGGGCCTACCCGGGCAAGCTGTTCGGCACCCTGTCCCTGGTGGCCCTGGAGAACGCCCTGTTGCTGGCCTATCCGCTGTTCGCCGGCTTTGCCGTGGACTCGATCCTGAGCGGCGACGCCGCCCATGCGCTGATCTACGCCCTGGTGGTGCTGGGCTTCTGGGTGGTGGGCGCGGCGCGGCGGGCGGTGGACACCCGCACGTTCACCCGCATCTACGCCGACCTCGCGGTGCCGGTGATCCTCAACCAGCGCCTGCAACAGCAGGACACGTCCACCGCCGCGGCGCGGGTGGTGCTGGCCCGGGAGTTCGTCGACTTCTTCGAAAAGCACGTGCCGACCATCGCCACGGCCCTGGTGTCGATCGTCGGCGCAGCGGTGATGCTGCTGGTGATCGAACCCTGGATCGGCCTCGCCTGCCTCACGGCGCTGTTGCTGTGCGTGACCCTGCTGCCGCGTTTTGCCCGCCGCAACCAGCAACTGCACGAGCGCCTGAACAACCGGCTGGAAAAGGAAATCGGCCTGGTGGCCAAGGTCGGTGCCGTCTCGCTACAGCGCCACTATCGCCTGCTGTCGCGGCTGCGCATCGGCCTCTCGGACCGGGAAGCGACGGCCTATCTGTTCCTTGGTGCGGTCGCCGCGCTGCTGTTCGTCATCGCCATCAGCCAGCTGGCGCTGGCACCCGAGGTCAAGGCCGGCCACGTGTATGCGGTGATGACTTACCTGTGGACCTTCGTCAGCAGCGTCGATGAGGCGCCCACCATGGTCGACCAGCTGGCGCGCCTGCGGGATATCGGCAAGCGCGTGGATCCGGGCCTGGCTGAGTCAGCCGAGCCCCGCTGAGCCCCGGCACAGCCGGCTGGGCCAGATCAGCGGAAGCGGTCGACCTCCTGGCGCAGGTCGGCGGCCAGGGTTTCCAGCTCACGGGCGGTGAGCGCCAGGTTGGACACCACTTCACGCTGCTCGCTGTTGGCCTGGGCAATGCTCTGCAGGTTGCTGCTGAGCACCGTGGCGGTGCTGCTCTGTTCCTGAGTCGCGGTGGTGATGGCGGCGAACTGTTCACCGGCGCTGCGGCTCTGCTCGTCGATCAGGGCCAGGGCCGAGGCGACATTGGCGTTGCGCGACAAGCCTTCCTGCATCAGGCGGTTGCCCTGTTCCATGGTTTCGATGGCGTTGCCGGTTTCCTGCTGGATGCTGTTGATCATCTGCGAGATTTCATCAGTGGCCTCGCGGGTGCGCGACGCCAGGTTGCGCACCTCATCGGCGACCACAGCAAACCCGCGCCCCTGCTCGCCGGCACGCGCGGCCTCGATGGCGGCGTTGAGGGCCAGCAGGTTGGTCTGATCGGCAATGGCGGTGATCACCCCGACAATCCCGCCAATCTCCTGGGAACGCTGGCCCAGGGTATTGATCACCGTGGCCGTGCTGTTGAGGGCCCCGGCAATCTGCTCCAGGGACGCCGAAGCCTGCTGCATGGATTCGAGGCCGATATGGGTCTGCTCGGCGTTTTCCTGAGCCAGACGCTGGGTGCTGCCCATGTTGTCGGCGATGTTCAGCGAAGTGGCGCTGAACTGCTCCACCGCCCCGGCCATGCTGGTGATCTCGCCGGACTGCTGCTCCATGCCTTCATAGGCGCCGCTGGACAGACCGGACAAGGCCTGGGCCCGGCCATTGACCTCGGCAGCGGAACGGCGAATGTGCTCGACCATGGTCGACAGGGCTTCGCCCATCTGGTTGAAGCTGCGGGCCAGCTGGCTGATTTCGTCATGGCTGGAGACATTCAGCCGCGCGCTCAGGTCGCCGCCCCCCAGGGCCTGGGCCTGGCGCACCAGATCGCTCAGGGGCGCCAGCTTGCTGCGCAGCAGCCAGACCGTGGCCCCCACCGCCAGCAGCATCGCCAGCAGGCTGCCGATCACCAGGCGAATCCCCACGCTCCAGGTCACCGCACGGATCTCGGCCTTGGGCATGCTGGCCACCACCGACCAGGGACCACCGGCAAACGGCACCGCCAGGCTGTAGAAGTCCTCGCCCTGATCGCTCCAGAAGCGGCCCTTGCCCGGTTCCTTCGCCGCGGTGGCCATGACCTGCGCAGCCTGGTCCAGCCCCTGCACACCGGCCGGCGGCACCAGCCACTTGTCCTGCTCGTCGAGCAGGGCCAGGGAACCGCTCTGGCCGATGCGAAAACGCTTGAGATTGTCGAACTGGGCATTCTGCGCATCGGTGTAATCGAAACCGACAAACAGCACCGCGATGACCTTGCCGCCGCGATCCATCACCGGGGTGTACTGGGTCATGTAGAAGCGTTCAAAGAGCAGGGCGCGACCGACATAGCCCTGGCCCGCCATGAGTTTCTGATAGGCCGGGTGGGCATGATCGAGCAAGGTGCCGATGGCCCGGCTGCCGTCCTGCTTGCTCAGGGAGGTACTGACCCGGATGAAGTCATCGCCGCTGCGCACGAACAGGGTCGCCACCCCGGCAGTCATCTGCTTGAACTCGTCCACTTCCTCGAAGTTGTTGTTGAGCACCACGTCCCCCAGGTGCAGGCCCGGGGTCTGGACCCCGGCCACACTCACCGGTTGCTCGGGGTGCAGGCTCAGGCCGCCGCTGAAGCGGTTTTCGAACAGGCCGCTCAGGCGCTGGGTGCTCTCGCGCAGGCTGCCGTGGAAGGTGTTGAGCTGGTCCGCCAACAGCCGCGCCTCGCTGGCCAGGTGCTCTTCCCGGGTATCGAGGTTCGCCGAATCCAGTGAGCGCAGGGCAAACAGGGTGCTGCCACTGATGACCAGGGCAAGAATCAGGGCAAGGGCAAGCCCAAGCTGGGAGGCTATGCGGGCACGGGGTTGGGACATGATGGCTCCTTGCCGAGAAGGCGGATCATCCTGATCGGTCAGCACGCTCGGCAGTCATAATTCTAGGATTTTTAGTAATTTAGGACCTTCCTGAACGCTGGTTCCATAACCCATGGATTCGGCGGCGCCGGCAAATACTTGAGCGCCTTGCAAGGATATCTGCGCGCCCCCGCCGGCCGGGCACTGCATCGTTTCAGCCGAGGCGCTCTACCTCGGGCAATTGCATGGCCTGGACCTCGCCCTGGAGAAAGTCGCTGAGGCGACGCAAACGTTCGCCTCCCGGCCGGGTCTTGGGCCACACCAGGTAATAGTTCAAGCCACTGGCGACGGCGGTCGGCCAGGGCAGGCTCAAGCGACCCTGAGCCACATCTTCGGCCACCATCAGCAGATCACCCATGGACACGCCGTAACCCCGAGCCGCCGCAATCATCCCCAGCTCCAGGGTGTCGAACACCTGCCCGCCCTTGAGCGAGACCTGATCGGTGAGCCCCATGTGCTCCAGCCAGCTGCGCCAGTCACGGCGGTCCGGCGTGGGGTGCAAGAGCTCGGTGGCCGCCAGCCGCGCCACATCCCAGGGCTGGTCGTTGAGCAGGTTCGGCGCCCCCACCGGGATCAACAGCTCGGGGAACAGGTAGCTGGCTTCCCAGTCCGGGGGAAAGTGGCCATTGCTCAGCAACACCGCGCAGTCGAAGGGTTCCTGGTTGAAATCCACCGAGTCCACGTCCATCCAGGCGCTGGTGAGCTGTACCTCGTTGCCCGGCTGCAGGTGGCGGAAGCGGCTGAGACGCGCCAGCAGCCAGCGCATGGTCAGGGTCGAGGGCGCCTTCATGCGCAGGATGCCGTCTTCGGCGCGCAGGGTATTGCAGGCCCGTTCCAGCGCGCCGAAGCCTTCACGGATGCCCGGCAACAGCAGGCGCGCCGCCTCGGTCAGTTGCAGGTTGCGCCCGCTGCGCTGGAACAGTCGGCAGGCGAAATGCTCCTCCAGGGTGCGGATATGCCGGCTGACGGCGCTTTGGGTAATCGACAGCTCTTCGGCGGCACGGGTGAACGAGCTGTGGCGTGCCGCCGCTTCAAAGGCACGCAGGGCATACAGAGGAGGCAGACGACGAGACATGGATGTGCTCCGGACAACACCAGGGCGCCAGACTGGCAGAAAATGGCTTCGCATGAGTTTTTATCATGCCAGCAAGTATTTTTATCCTTTTGTGCTATGCGCTGTAAGCACCGAGAATCAGCGCTCTTCCCGAATTTTCAAGAATCGAGCCTGATGACCATGCAGCATCCAGCACGCACCGAACTCTGGGCCATCCTGCGGCTGGCGGGGCCGTTGATCGCCTCGCAACTGGCGCACATGCTGATGGTCCTCACCGACACCCTGATGATGGCCCGCATCAGCCCGCAAGCCTTGGCCGGCGGCGGCCTGGGCGCCGCCAGCTATTCCTTTGTCTCGATTTTCTGCATCGGCGTGATTGCCGCGGTAGGCACCCTGGTGGCGATTCGTCAGGGCGCCGGAGACATCGAGGGCGCCGCGCGCCTGACCCAGGCGGGACTGTGGCTGGCCTGGATCATGGCCCTGGTCGCCGGCCTGCTGCTGTGGAACCTCAAACCGCTGTTGTTGCTGTTCGGCCAGACCCCGAGCAACGTCCAGGCCGCCGGCCAGTTCCTGCTGATCCTGCCATTTGCCCTGCCCGGCTACCTGAGTTTCATGGCCCTGCGCGGCTTCACCAGCGCCATTGGCCGGGCAACCCCGGTGATGGTCATCAGCCTGGCGGGGACGGTGGCCAACTTCCTGCTCAACTATGCGTTGATCACCGGCATGTTCGGCCTGCCGAAACTGGGCTTGGTGGGGATCGGCCTGGTGACTGCCATCGTCGCCAACTGCATGGCCCTGGCCCTGGCCTGGCACATCAAGTGCCATCCGGCCTACGCCGCCTACCCGCTGCGCCGGGGCCTGGCCCGCTTGAATACCCGGTACCTGCGGGAGCTGTGGCGCCTGGGCCTGCCCATTGGCGGCACCTATGCCGTGGAAGTCGGGTTGTTCGCCTTTGCTGCGCTGTGCATGGGCACCATGGGCAGCACCCAGTTGGCGGCGCACCAGATCGCCCTGCAGATCGTGTCAGTGGCGTTCATGGTGCCGGCGGGTATCTCCTACGCCATCACCATGCGCATCGGCCAGCATTACGGCGCCGGGCAACTGCCCGATGCGCGGCTGGCCGGGCGGGTGGGCATCGCCTTCGGCGCGGTGGCGATGCTCGGGTTCGCCATGGTCTTCTGGCTGCTGCCCAACCAACTGATCGGGCTGTTCCTCGACCACAACGACCCGGCGTTCGCCGAGGTGATCCGACTGGCGGTGAGTCTGCTGGCGGTGGCGGCCTGGTTCGAGCTGTTCGATGGCACCCAGACCATTGCCATGGGCGCGATTCGCGGCCTAAAGGACGCCAAGACCACCTTCCTGGTGGGGCTGGGCTGCTACTGGCTGATCGGCGCGCCCGCGGCCTGGCTGATGGCCTTTACCCTGGGCTGGGGACCGACCGGTGTCTGGTGGGGACTGGCCCTGGGCCTGGCCTGTGCGGCCATCAGCCTGACCCTGGCGTTCGAATGGCGGATGCACCGCATGATCAAGCGCGAGCCCCGCGTCACGACCGCGAGCCTGCCGGCCGGCGCGGCGGAGTGACAGGCGCCGCGCACCGCCGGCCATGGCGGTGAAGCGGCGCCTCAGGCCCTGCCGTCCTGCAACGACTGCTGGCTGCTGCCGAAGGTCAGGTAATCCATCAGTTGCGCCAGGGGCAACGGCTTGCTGATCAGGTAGCCCTGGACCTGATCGCAGCCAAAGCCCCGCAGCAGCGCCAGTTGCTCTGCGGTTTCCACCCCTTCGGCCACCACATCCAGGTTGAGGTTGTGGGCCAGGTTGATCATGGCGTGTACCAGCTTGCGGTTCTCCTCCCGCTGCTCCATGCCGCCGACAAAGCTCCGGTCGACCTTGAGCAGGGTGATCGGCAGGCTGTTGAGGTGGACGAAGGAGGAAAACCCGGTGCCGAAGTCGTCCAGGGAAAAACGCACCCCCAGGCGCCCGAGGGCATCCATGGTCTGCTTCACCAGATCGCTGCGGCGCATCACTGCGGTTTCCGTCAGTTCGAACTCCAGCCACTGCGCCTCGACGCCGCGTTCGGCAATCAGCCGGCTCAGGGTCGACAGCAACTGACTGTCCTGGAACTGGCGGAACGACAGGTTGACCGCCATGTGCAGCGGCGGCAGCCCGCGCTCGCGCAGGGCCTGCATGTCGCGCAGGGCCCGGGAAATCACCCAGTAGCCCAGGGGCACGATCAGCCCGCTCTGCTCGGCCAGCGGCACGAACTCGCTGGGGGGCAGCAAGCCGCGCTCGCCGTGGCGCCAGCGCACCAGGGCTTCGAGGCCGACGATCTTGCCATCGTGCAGGTTCAACCGGGGCTGGTAGTGCAGCTCCAGCTCGTCACGGCGCAGGGCCCGGCGCAGTTCGCTTTCCAGGTCGGCGAGGCTGCGGGCATTGCGGTTGATCCGCTCGTTGAAGATGTGAAAGGTGCAGCCCTGGGTGCTCTTGGCCTGCTGCATGGCGATGTGCGCATGCCACATCAGCGGGTCGGCGCCGGCATTGGCCCGGGCATGGGCAATCCCCAGGCTGCAGCCGATCAACAGGCTTTCACCGTCGACCCAGTAGGGTTCGGCCATGGCTTCGGTGATGCGCTCGGCCATCCACTCGGCACGCTGGGGAGCGCGGCGGGTGTCGATGAGCAAGGCGAATTCGTCGCTGCCCAGACGGGCCAGTTGATCACCGGCCTCCAATTGGCTCTTGAGCCGCGACACCACCTGCAGGATCAGGCGGTCACCGGCCTGATGACCGAGGGCATCGTTGGCGTGGCGAAAGTTGTCCAGGTCCAGATGCCCCAGGGCCAGGCCGCGACCGTCGTTTTCCGCCAGGCGCGCGGCCAGCAGGGTCTGGAAGCCCTGGCGGTTGGCGATGCCGGTCAGGGGGTCCTGCTCGGCCAGGCGCTGCAGCGTGGTTTCCAGCACGCCGCGTTCGCGCACATGGCGCAGGCAGCGGCGCAAGGCATCGGTGCTCAGGCAGGAACCCACCAACCAATCGCTGACGCCCACCGGGGCCACTTCGGGCTCCTGGTCCAGCAACAGAATGGTCGGCAGGCTGCAACGCCCGGGGCCGGGCTGCAGTTGGGCAATGGTCAACAAGACCGCATTGCGGTCGTCTTCAAACAAACGGCTGACCGACTCCCAGCTGGGAGCGCTGATCAATACCACCGAGTCTCCCAACGGAGCGACACACTCGCGCAACAACGCTGTCCACACAGGCTCTTCGGCCAGTAGCAGCAAACGCAAGGGTTCGACAGGCTTAGACAAGCTAGCTCCCTAGACTCTGCAAAATAAGTTGGCGGCGGGCATTATGGCGCGCGAATAAACAATAACAAATGGTATTGATTATCATGCGCAATTTCTTGTACCGCTCTAACTCGAACATTAGGCGCATATTCAGCGAGCATCCTGAGGGAAAGTATCAAAACCGGCAAATTTAGATCGCGTTGTGCGTCACAAGTCGGAGACAGCAGCAGAATCCGTCCAGCCTGTTAAAATGCCCGCCCTTTTCGCAACCGATCTCCTTTTACTGTCATGTCCCGACTCAATCCCCGGCAGCAAGAAGCCGTGAACTATGTCGGCGGCCCTCTTTTGGTGCTCGCCGGTGCAGGCTCCGGCAAGACCAGCGTGATCACCCGCAAGATCGCGCACCTGATCCAGAACTGTGGTATCCGCGCCCAGTACATTGTCGCCATGACCTTTACCAACAAGGCCGCGCGAGAAATGAAGGAACGGGTCGGCACCCTGCTGCGCGCCGGCGAAGGCCGCGGCCTCACGGTGTCGACCTTCCACAACCTGGGCCTGAACATCATCCGCAAGGAGCATGCGCGGCTGGGCTACAAGCCGGGCTTCTCGATCTTCGACGAAACCGACGTCAAGGCCCTGATGACCGACATCATGCAGAAGGAGTACTCCGGGGACGACGGCGTCGACGAGATCAAGAACATGATCGGCGCGTGGAAGAACGACCTGATCCTGCCGGCCCAAGCCCTGGAGAATGCCCGCAACCCCAAGGAACAGACCGCAGCCATCGTCTACACCCACTACCAGCGCACGCTCAAGGCGTTCAACGCGGTGGACTTCGACGACCTGATCCTGCTGCCGGTGAAGCTGTTCGAAGAACACGCCGACATCCTGGAGAAATGGCAGAACAAGGTGCGCTACCTGCTGGTGGACGAATACCAGGACACCAACGCCAGCCAGTACCTGCTGGTGAAAATGCTCATCGGCAAGCGCAACCAGTTCACCGTGGTGGGCGACGACGACCAGTCGATCTACGCCTGGCGCGGCGCGCGGCCGGAAAACCTGATGCTGCTCAAGGACGACTACCCGTCGCTGAAGGTGGTGATGCTGGAGCAGAACTACCGCTCCACCAGCCGCATCCTGCGCTGCGCCAACGTGCTGATCTCCAACAACCCCCACGAGTTCGAAAAGCAGCTGTGGAGCGAGATGGGCCACGGCGACGAGATCCGCGTGATCCGCTGCCGCAACGAAGACGCCGAGGCCGAGCGAGTGGCCATGGAGATCCTCAGCCTGCACCTGCGCACCGACCGGCCCTACAGCGATTTCGCCATCCTTTACCGGGGCAACTACCAGGCCAAGCTGATCGAACTCAAGCTGCAGCACCATCAGGTGCCCTATCGCCTGTCCGGCGGCAACAGCTTCTTCGGACGCCAGGAAGTCAAGGACCTGATGGCCTACTTCCGCCTGATCGTGAACCCGGACGATGACAACGCCTTCCTGCGGGTGATCAACGTGCCGCGCCGGGAAATCGGCTCCACGACCCTGGAAAAACTCGGCAACTACGCCACCGAACGCAAGATCTCGATGTACGCCGCCACCGACGAGATCGGCCTGGGCGAACACCTGGACAGCCGCTTTACCGATCGCCTGGCGCGCTTCAAGCGCTTCATGGACCGGGTCCGTGAACAATGCGCTGGCGAAGACCCGATCTCCGCCCTGCGCAGCATGGTCATGGACATCGACTACGAGAACTGGCTGCGCACCAACAGCTCCAGCGACAAGGCCGCGGACTACCGGATGGGCAACGTCTGGTTCCTGATCGAGGCCTTGAAGAACACCCTGGAAAAAGACGAAGACGGCGAAATGACCGTCGAGGACGCCATCGGCAAGCTGGTCCTGCGGGACATGCTGGAACGCCAGCAGGAAGAGGAAGAAGGCGCCGAGGGTGTTCAGATGATGACCTTGCATGCCTCCAAGGGCCTGGAGTTTCCCTACGTGTTCATCATGGGCATGGAAGAGGAAATCCTTCCCCACCGCTCCAGCATCGAAGCCGACACCATCGAGGAAGAACGCCGCCTGGCCTACGTGGGCATCACCCGCGCCCGCCAGACCCTGGCCTTCACCTTTGCCGCCAAGCGCAAGCAATACGGTGAAATCATCGACTGCGCGCCCAGCCGCTTCCTCGATGAACTGCCCCCGGACGATCTCGCCTGGGAAGGTAACGACGACACGCCGACCGAAGTCAAAGCCGTTCGCG
This genomic stretch from Pseudomonas sp. Os17 harbors:
- a CDS encoding aldose 1-epimerase family protein produces the protein MTSLKLLVTLGALTAASHAMAWDYVLLDTDKAAENLHITSEQLGLKTAQPFSVTLRTLHGGRQEGVSIVDIDNGQMKLSLVPTRGMNVLQASVGDVRLGWDSPVKEVVNPAFIELNGRGGLGWLEGFNELVTRCGYEWVGHPGMDNGELLTLHGRAANIPASKVTLHIDEQPPYAIHLRGELKEQAFKKVDFSVATELVTEPGSTSFTLNDRLTNNGDYAKEYQALYHSNFSTPFLEQGAKFAAPVKQVSPFNDKAKADLGDWQTYRGPTRDYDETVYNVVPYADAQGETLAVLHNKAGSLGVSLGFNTRQLPVFSLWKNTDTQGQGYVTGLEPGTSFSYNRRYQRPLNLVPTIGPKEQREFQIRYSLLADKVAVDNALNRVSQIQQGRQTEVRPTPLVDLSKE
- a CDS encoding accessory factor UbiK family protein, yielding MLAPKDLLDALSGHASRLLSGDTPLPRNEIESQLKALLQSGFSKLDLVSREEFDSQMVVLARTRARLESLEAKVAELEARLNPAQD
- a CDS encoding ABC transporter six-transmembrane domain-containing protein; its protein translation is MPAATPLIAVDPKQKIGQQSAGQTLKAIARAYPGKLFGTLSLVALENALLLAYPLFAGFAVDSILSGDAAHALIYALVVLGFWVVGAARRAVDTRTFTRIYADLAVPVILNQRLQQQDTSTAAARVVLAREFVDFFEKHVPTIATALVSIVGAAVMLLVIEPWIGLACLTALLLCVTLLPRFARRNQQLHERLNNRLEKEIGLVAKVGAVSLQRHYRLLSRLRIGLSDREATAYLFLGAVAALLFVIAISQLALAPEVKAGHVYAVMTYLWTFVSSVDEAPTMVDQLARLRDIGKRVDPGLAESAEPR
- a CDS encoding YifB family Mg chelatase-like AAA ATPase, whose amino-acid sequence is MSLAIIHSRAQVGVQAPAVSVEVHLANGLPSLTLVGLPEAAVKESKDRVRSAILNAGFDFPARRITLNLAPADLPKDGGRFDLAIALGILAASVQVPAQALDNIECLGELALSGAVRAVRGVLPAALAARDAGRTLLVPRANAEEACLASGLEVIAVEHLLQAVAHLNGQAPIAPYISDGLTQSHSPYPDLREVQGQLAAKRALLIAAAGAHNLLFSGPPGTGKTLLASRLPGLLPPLQEDEALEVAAIQSVTSHTPLRHWPQRPFRQPHHSASGAALVGGGSKPQPGEITLAHHGVLFLDELPEFDRKVLEVLREPMESGQIIISRARDRVQFPARFQLVAAMNPCPCGYLGEPSGRCRCTPEQIQRYRNKLSGPLLDRIDLHLTVAREATALNPRPQPGNDSAEAAARVARARQLQGQRQGCANAFLDLPGLRRHCQLSTADEHWLEAACERLNLSLRAAHRLLKVARTLADLEQVASISRDHLAEALHYRPGAD
- a CDS encoding TetR/AcrR family transcriptional regulator, with product MSRNDRKDQIIQAALELFRSKGFAEVSTRDLAEHAGLSRSHVYHYFSDFKELRREAFVHFANQQLEAVGGPLRGAAPMDALQGFIRDCLPDCAEDGWALWLDAWDEAMHDAELAETYLRINGQWQAMLAGIIADGVETGVFHCANPQRAARQLLAQTMGYTDDLLLRASPESARAALQEVMEVAGLLLGFKA